In the Deltaproteobacteria bacterium genome, one interval contains:
- a CDS encoding DUF2914 domain-containing protein translates to MSTRYCPKCSNEWFGIMRKGNRCPVCGSPTQRSRPPKVPVDENTIRLSDAGAEVGTKEIKPMKASLSVVAALVMAVCIFQTSMIQAQEAVSLEVTDAAICEDVVDRAPVNAGTTFNASVGKLYCFTRITGALEPTTVTHVWYFGEMQRAGVVLAAGSANWRTKSSKIIQPHEWGPWHVDVLGPDGELLSTIPFEIKP, encoded by the coding sequence ATGAGTACGCGATACTGCCCCAAATGCTCTAATGAATGGTTTGGCATAATGCGCAAAGGCAACCGATGCCCTGTTTGTGGTTCACCCACACAGCGATCACGGCCCCCAAAAGTCCCCGTGGACGAAAACACTATCCGGCTTTCAGACGCAGGCGCTGAGGTCGGGACCAAGGAGATCAAGCCCATGAAAGCATCCTTGTCTGTTGTTGCAGCTCTGGTAATGGCGGTTTGTATTTTTCAAACATCGATGATTCAGGCCCAGGAGGCTGTTTCGCTGGAAGTCACAGATGCCGCGATCTGCGAAGACGTCGTCGATCGGGCGCCAGTAAACGCTGGCACGACTTTCAATGCATCCGTTGGCAAGCTCTACTGTTTTACCAGAATTACAGGGGCTCTGGAACCAACCACTGTCACTCATGTCTGGTATTTCGGAGAGATGCAGCGGGCCGGGGTTGTTCTGGCCGCAGGCAGCGCCAATTGGAGAACCAAGAGCTCAAAAATAATCCAGCCTCACGAGTGGGGACCATGGCATGTGGATGTGCTCGGACCTGACGGCGAATTGCTGTCTACGATTCCTTTCGAGATCAAGCCCTGA
- a CDS encoding type II toxin-antitoxin system prevent-host-death family antitoxin, whose protein sequence is MKTATVGEIQKNFARVLRDITAGEEVTVTKRGKPVARIIALGPRNQIDWPDFYAEAVELKGKPASEIVIEGREGRF, encoded by the coding sequence GTGAAGACTGCAACAGTTGGTGAAATCCAAAAAAATTTTGCCCGGGTGCTCAGAGACATAACCGCCGGAGAAGAGGTTACCGTTACAAAAAGAGGAAAACCGGTAGCCAGAATCATAGCGTTAGGCCCTAGGAATCAGATTGACTGGCCTGACTTCTATGCTGAAGCTGTTGAACTGAAGGGCAAACCTGCCAGTGAGATAGTTATTGAAGGCAGGGAGGGTAGATTCTAG
- a CDS encoding type II toxin-antitoxin system VapC family toxin, producing MLYVDTSVIVKLYFREQYSLDASNWLRNNDEAIPLTSFHELEFNNAVYLKRFRAEITEKEVALILSRFDKHQRKGIYYRPQLNWTEIFSYALDLSKQHTRKTGVRSLDILHVASALSMKADRFITFDDRQSNLAFLAELKIDRI from the coding sequence GTGCTTTACGTTGATACCAGCGTGATCGTCAAACTCTATTTTAGAGAACAATATTCTCTAGACGCATCAAATTGGCTTAGGAACAACGATGAAGCTATCCCTTTGACCAGTTTTCATGAACTGGAGTTCAACAATGCTGTCTACTTGAAGCGATTCAGGGCTGAAATCACAGAAAAGGAGGTCGCACTGATCTTGTCAAGATTCGATAAACACCAAAGAAAAGGAATATACTATCGCCCCCAACTGAATTGGACCGAAATATTTAGCTACGCCCTCGATCTGTCAAAACAACACACCCGAAAAACTGGGGTAAGATCATTGGATATTCTCCATGTTGCCTCAGCCTTGTCAATGAAAGCAGACAGGTTTATCACTTTCGACGACAGACAGTCCAATCTCGCTTTTCTTGCCGAACTAAAAATTGACCGAATCTAA